The Patescibacteria group bacterium genome includes a region encoding these proteins:
- a CDS encoding helix-turn-helix domain-containing protein: protein MVVQQLLQKFGFSDKEIRVYLALLKHGPSPVRKIATATDINRGTTYDILKSLKEQGLVSYYHQATHQYFVAEDPERLNDLLGEKQRVLENARQELQAAIPELRSMREVSGGKPVVKFYEGANGIRTILLDVLDTMAQAPVKEYCVYSSADIRKYLYEKFPDYTKQRIKRKITVKIIALGEGGQELGMDERRWLSQKEGAPTYIIIYHHKTALISVTGDQTPLGIIIEDAGLAQTQKFLFENQWRTLSRSSHNGGMI from the coding sequence ATGGTAGTTCAGCAATTACTACAAAAATTCGGATTTAGCGACAAAGAAATTCGTGTTTATCTGGCATTACTGAAACATGGACCTTCGCCAGTGCGCAAAATAGCTACTGCGACGGACATCAATCGCGGTACGACTTATGATATATTAAAGTCACTGAAAGAGCAGGGATTGGTTTCGTATTACCATCAGGCGACTCACCAGTATTTTGTGGCCGAGGATCCCGAACGGCTTAATGACTTATTGGGCGAAAAACAGCGGGTGCTAGAAAATGCTCGCCAGGAACTTCAGGCAGCGATACCGGAATTGCGATCCATGCGCGAAGTCAGCGGTGGGAAACCGGTGGTAAAATTCTACGAAGGCGCCAACGGTATTAGAACCATATTATTAGACGTGCTCGATACTATGGCGCAAGCGCCGGTCAAGGAATACTGCGTTTACTCATCAGCCGATATCAGAAAGTACCTATATGAAAAGTTTCCCGATTATACCAAGCAGCGGATCAAGCGTAAAATTACCGTCAAAATAATTGCGCTGGGAGAAGGCGGCCAGGAACTGGGCATGGACGAACGCCGCTGGCTGTCTCAAAAAGAAGGCGCGCCGACTTACATAATAATCTACCACCACAAAACGGCACTTATTTCGGTCACGGGCGACCAGACACCATTAGGCATTATTATCGAAGATGCCGGCTTGGCGCAGACGCAGAAATTTCTGTTTGAGAATCAGTGGCGGACGCTTTCTCGATCATCCCATAACGGTGGCATGATATGA